A single Oncorhynchus nerka isolate Pitt River linkage group LG10, Oner_Uvic_2.0, whole genome shotgun sequence DNA region contains:
- the LOC115136326 gene encoding dnaJ homolog subfamily C member 9-like, with protein sequence MLLLDQCQALFNTSSLYGVLGVSKEATDAEIRHSYYKVSLRVHPDRAPEDLQATEKFQVLGKLYAVLSDKEQRAVYDEQGLVAEESDSLQQDQCWEEYWRLLFPKITLEDIQEFERKYKGTEEERQDVMQIYLQHQGNMDAIMASALCCSQEDEPRITALIQTAIQAGELTAYPAFTQESTRKKKTRKHKADEERQEAEERQREMGLNDADDSLVMMLKQKQKSREQNFNSFLSDLEAKYSKGGKAKAGGNGKK encoded by the exons ATGTTGCTACTCGACCAGTGTCAAGCACTGTTCAACACCTCCAGCCTCTATGGGGTGCTGGGCGTTTCCAAGGAGGCGACAGACGCAGAGATCCGACACAGCTACTACAAGGTGTCGCTCAGGGTTCACCCAGATCGTGCTCCCGAAGACCTGCAGGCAACAGAGAAATTTCAG GTGCTTGGGAAGTTATATGCCGTGTTGAGTGACAAGGAGCAGAGGGCAGTGTATGATGAGCAGGGACTTGTGGCTGAGGAATCTGACTCACTACAGCAGGACCAATGCTGGGAGGAGTACTGGAGGTTGCTGTTCCCTAAG ATCACATTGGAGGACATCCAGGAGTTTGAGAGGAAGTACAAAGGCacggaggaggagaggcaggatgtGATGCAGATTTACCTGCAGCACCAGGGGAACATGGACGCCATCATGGCCTCAGCCCTGTGCTGCTCTCAGGAGGACGAGCCCAGGATCACAGCCCTTATACAGACAGCCATCCAGGCAGGGGAGCTCACGGCCTACCCTGCTTTCACCCAGGAGAGCACCAGGAAGAAGAAAACACGCAAACATAAG GCTGATGAAGAAAGACAAGAAgctgaggagaggcagagagagatgggactcaATGATGCTGATGACAGTCTTGTAATGATGTTAAAG CAAAAGCAGAAGTCCAGAGAACAGAATTTTAACTCTTTCCTGTCTGACCTGGAAGCCAAATACTCCAAGGGAGGAAAAGCCAAAGCAGGAGGGAACGGAAAAAAGTGA